One genomic window of Hydra vulgaris chromosome 03, alternate assembly HydraT2T_AEP includes the following:
- the LOC136077911 gene encoding uncharacterized protein LOC136077911, translated as MRAQTDLHSSHVDGPFCTATIKNVEEVFSFLGPKDACFISQHNKARIPIGITAANKQAPILMHMEYRVSLPDHGWVIAAKHKLIPSVCAGIAIKPDGLGKSDAVSFSDPTYVAIRYGKHSSSTAYAHGLDFERLLTLPEFDSITKDPFTKLVKPVVVFSVDGRPDENPRYAKVIKTAIHYFLTNDLDALFIMTNAPGRSAFNRSERRMAPLSKEFAGLILPHDRYGPHLDYKGRTVDLLLEKKNFEFAGKSCASVFSGLMIDQFPTVAEYIDPDKKTELDVHHLLSKDQDWFASHVRTIQYFTQIVKCEDPRCCALKRSSYFHVIPGRFLPPPTLISQSEDGLKAVSISDIASNNRFPSVFFLIASNIQSTIPRSLKSFKPPPYDLFCPSVQSSLSQKICKHCNLYFASQVMLKKHVNFTHSNVINRMTITVLQVRPVRIAAKRKRELMAVVAVEENAAFAEWFDEDEIETEGLHIPNDSTVSDEPDCSFPIISIDDHLKNPWIDDE; from the exons GTGGAAGAAGTTTTCTCTTTTTTGGGCCCCAAGGATGCGTGCTTTATAAGTCAACACAATAAAGCTCGGATCCCTATTGGAATCACCGCTGCCAACAAACAAGCTCCTATATTGATGCATATGGAATATCGAGTTTCTCTTCCTGATCATGGTTGGGTTATCGCTGCAAAGCACAAACTCATTCCGTCCGTCTGCGCAGGTATTGCAATCAAACCAGACGGGCTTGGAAAATCTGACGCAGTTTCCTTTTCCGATCCCACTTATGTTGCTATTCGATATGGAAAGCATTCATCATCGACAGCGTATGCTCACGGATTGGACTTTGAACGACTTTTGACTCTGCCAGAGTTTGATTCTATCACAAAAGATCCTTTCACCAAGTTGGTCAAGCCAGTGGTTGTTTTCAGTGTTGATGGTAGACCAGATGAAAATCCACGATACGCTAAAGTCATCAAAACTG CAATTCATTATTTCCTTACAAATGATTTGGATGCCTTATTTATCATGACAAATGCGCCAGGACGGAGTGCTTTCAACCGATCCGAGAGAAGGATGGCTCCACTGAGTAAAGAGTTTGCGGGATTGATCCTACCTCACGATCGTTATGGACCTCATCTAGACTATAAAG GCAGGACAGTGGATCTtcttttggagaaaaaaaactttgaatttgcTGGAAAGAGCTGTGCCTCGGTCTTTTCAGGTCTGATGATTGACCAGTTTCCAACGGTGGCCGAGTATATCGATCCAGACAAAAAGACGGAGCTCGACGTCCATCATCTCTTATCAAAGGATCAAGACTGGTTTGCCTCTCATGTGCGCACCATTCAATATTTCACGCAAATTGTAAAATGTGAAGATCCCAGATGTTGTGCTTTGAAAAGAAGCTCTTACTTCCATGTTATTCCTGGTCGATTTCTCCCTCCACCTACTCTAATCAGCCAGTCAGAAGATGGTTTGAAAGCTGTATCCATTTCAGACATCGCCAGCAACAATCGTTTTCCTTCAGTATTTTTTCTTATCGCTTCCAATATTCAGAGCACCATTCCTCGATCATTGAAATCATTTAAACCTCCTCCTTACGACCTGTTTTGTCCCTCTGTGCAATCAAGTTTGTCTCAGAAAATCTGCAAGCACTGTAACTTGTATTTTGCCTCCCAAGTCATGCTCAAAAAGCATGTCAACTTTACTCATTCCAATGTTATTAACCGAATGACTATTACTGTTTTGCAAGTCAGGCCTGTTCGCATTGCCGCCAAGCGCAAAAGAGAGTTAATGGCCGTAGTTGCAGTAGAAGAGAACGCGGCCTTTGCTGAATGGTTCGATGAGGACGAAATCGAAACGGAGGGCCTTCATATTCCGAATGATTCAACTGTTTCAGACGAACCGGACTGCTCTTTTCCAATCATATCAATTGACGATCACTTAAAAAATCCTTGGATAGATGATGAGTGA
- the LOC136077910 gene encoding uncharacterized protein LOC136077910, whose product MRNFLKIQKRFWLIFVVIIIFIAIYKVQDLKSCNLLMLKEKIKTPSGVEIPKYVASSHFISFGNLSKECKYNNQNEIVCPDVRHFGETMHRQVLLTITRMLAIINLICERHSIKYWLLAGTLLGSYRSNKLIPWDDDGDIGMLLEDYQQFLKHVRNELPEDLYFQDGSDDIHFRSTKFVNAKIRDRNSCYGYCIRKGCQWHDGIQIDIFVFLKKQDNPDVITSTFPRFEFNSNNIFPNKKMFVDGVFLSVPAESHKVLSLLYGSDYLDPISNACPSGRIPIPWYSCEYLGSLSLNDRIKTLKESEIHSNFLFQYI is encoded by the coding sequence atgagaaactttttaaagatacaGAAACGTTTTTGGTTAATATTTGTtgtgattataatttttattgctatCTACAAAGTTCAAGATTTGAAAAGTTGTAACTTATTAAtgctaaaagaaaaaataaaaacaccgTCTGGTGTAGAAATACCAAAATACGTCGCAAGTTCGCATTTTATATCTTTCGGAAACTTATCCAAAGAATGTAAATATAACAATCAAAACGAAATAGTTTGTCCAGATGTCAGACATTTTGGAGAAACCATGCACAGGCAAGTTCTGTTAACAATAACAAGAATGCTTGCaattatcaatttaatttgTGAACGTCACTCCATAAAATATTGGCTTTTAGCTGGAACTTTACTTGGATCTTATCGGAGTAACAAGCTTATTCCTTGGGACGACGATGGAGATATAGGAATGTTGCTGGAAGATTATCAACAATTTCTGAAACATGTTCGCAATGAATTACCTgaagatttatattttcaagatGGATCTGATGACATTCATTTTAGAAGTACAAAATTTGTTAATGCAAAAATTAGAGATCGAAACAGTTGTTACGGGTATTGCATTAGAAAAGGATGCCAGTGGCACGATGGAATTCAAATtgacatttttgtttttcttaagaAACAAGATAATCCAGATGTAATAACAAGTACTTTTCCTCGATTTGAATTTAACTCCAATAATATTTTTccgaataaaaaaatgtttgtcgaTGGAGTGTTTCTCTCAGTCCCAGCAGAAAGCCACAAAGTTTTATCACTTTTGTACGGATCTGATTATTTGGATCCGATTTCTAATGCTTGCCCGTCCGGAAGAATTCCAATTCCATGGTACAGCTGCGAATATCTAGGTAGTTTATCTTTAAACGATCGAATAAAAACTCTTAAAGAATCAGAaattcattcaaactttttatttcagtatatataa